From one Polynucleobacter sp. UK-FUSCHL-C3 genomic stretch:
- the bioB gene encoding biotin synthase BioB encodes MSAHQTTAPLVQVKPRAPAVRVAWTLEQVAALYDLPFNELMFQAQETHRQYFPEGDVELATLLSIKTGGCPEDCGYCPQAARYHTDVKATKLLDLEEVLEAAKAAKAAGSNRFCMGAAWREPKDRDVEKVVEMIKGVKALGLETCATLGMLEPSQAKSLKDAGLDFYNHNLDTSEDFYPNVIQTRNYQDRLDTLQHVRDVGMSVCCGGIVGMGESREQRVSFIARLANLEPYPESVPINHLVPVAGTPLESQAKLDPLEFVRTIAVARITMPRARVRLSAGRQELGKAIQAMCFQAGANSIFYGDQLLTTGNPEAEADRQLLTELGLKTKESCKTEVRV; translated from the coding sequence ATGTCAGCCCACCAAACCACAGCCCCCCTCGTTCAGGTAAAACCAAGAGCTCCCGCCGTCAGAGTGGCATGGACCCTCGAGCAGGTGGCGGCTTTATACGATCTTCCATTTAACGAACTCATGTTCCAGGCTCAAGAGACCCACCGTCAGTATTTTCCAGAGGGTGATGTCGAGCTGGCTACGCTTTTATCAATCAAGACCGGGGGCTGTCCCGAGGACTGTGGCTATTGCCCTCAAGCGGCTCGCTACCATACAGACGTAAAAGCCACTAAGTTATTGGATTTAGAGGAAGTGTTGGAGGCTGCAAAGGCAGCTAAGGCAGCGGGCTCCAATCGTTTTTGTATGGGGGCTGCTTGGCGCGAACCCAAGGACCGTGATGTGGAAAAGGTGGTTGAGATGATTAAGGGCGTAAAAGCTCTTGGCCTAGAAACCTGTGCCACGTTGGGAATGCTCGAGCCCTCTCAGGCTAAGTCTCTGAAAGATGCAGGCCTTGATTTTTATAACCATAACTTAGATACCAGTGAAGATTTTTACCCCAATGTCATTCAAACCAGAAACTATCAAGATCGACTAGATACTCTTCAGCATGTGCGCGATGTAGGAATGTCTGTCTGTTGTGGGGGGATTGTCGGTATGGGCGAAAGTCGGGAGCAACGGGTTTCATTTATAGCTCGCTTAGCTAATCTTGAGCCCTACCCAGAATCGGTTCCCATTAATCATTTAGTGCCTGTGGCTGGCACTCCCCTTGAATCCCAAGCCAAGTTAGACCCCCTTGAATTTGTTCGCACTATCGCGGTAGCCCGAATCACGATGCCAAGAGCAAGGGTTCGTTTATCAGCAGGACGTCAGGAACTCGGCAAGGCGATTCAAGCCATGTGTTTTCAGGCGGGCGCAAATTCTATTTTTTATGGCGATCAGTTACTAACAACTGGTAATCCAGAGGCCGAAGCAGATCGTCAATTACTTACCGAACTGGGTCTCAAAACCAAAGAAAGTTGTAAGACTGAAGTGCGGGTATGA
- the bioD gene encoding dethiobiotin synthase, whose product MTHSYFITGTDTEVGKTLVTAAIVYKLNQSKHGSASAFKPLVAGTYIDQVGQLRNEDIETYVIAGGNKIPREFLCPYVLEFPAAPHLVAKEKGVKLDPQEMLKGFQGIQHTVDHVIVEGAGGFLTPINETQDLSDFCKLIDLPLILSVGIRLGCLNHTLLTVEAIEKRGLKLAGWVANCISHEMPYRDENINALRDLITTPLLGVIEHLPKSLQKAVNAPYSLEAIKFAADSIVLPNEEFD is encoded by the coding sequence ATGACACATTCTTACTTTATTACTGGTACCGATACAGAGGTTGGCAAAACTTTAGTAACGGCTGCTATCGTCTATAAATTAAATCAATCTAAGCATGGCTCTGCTTCAGCCTTTAAACCTCTAGTTGCAGGCACTTACATTGACCAAGTCGGTCAATTACGTAACGAAGATATTGAGACCTATGTAATTGCTGGTGGTAATAAAATTCCAAGGGAGTTCCTCTGCCCATATGTCCTTGAATTTCCAGCCGCGCCCCATTTGGTAGCAAAAGAAAAAGGTGTCAAATTAGATCCGCAAGAAATGCTCAAGGGTTTTCAAGGAATTCAACATACTGTGGATCATGTGATTGTGGAGGGAGCTGGCGGCTTCTTGACCCCAATCAATGAGACGCAGGATCTCTCTGATTTTTGCAAACTAATCGATCTTCCCCTTATTTTGTCTGTAGGTATTCGTTTGGGTTGCTTAAATCACACTTTATTAACGGTGGAAGCCATTGAAAAAAGAGGTTTGAAGTTAGCCGGCTGGGTCGCTAACTGTATTAGCCATGAAATGCCATACCGCGATGAAAACATCAACGCACTTCGTGACCTTATTACTACACCCTTACTGGGCGTGATTGAGCACTTACCAAAATCCCTGCAAAAAGCAGTTAATGCGCCTTATTCTTTAGAGGCAATCAAGTTTGCTGCCGATTCTATAGTGCTACCAAACGAAGAATTTGACTAA
- the ftsL gene encoding cell division protein FtsL: MNRATLTLLALLLICALSLVASQQRARKTFVALERAQAQERKLNQEWLRLEFEQRNLSKSSRIRDVARNQLRMSPITPDRTLYFKEGL; the protein is encoded by the coding sequence ATGAATCGCGCAACCCTTACATTGCTTGCACTTCTCTTAATCTGCGCCCTGTCATTGGTTGCTTCACAACAGCGGGCTAGAAAAACATTTGTCGCTTTAGAGCGCGCACAAGCACAAGAACGTAAATTAAATCAAGAGTGGTTACGACTTGAGTTTGAGCAAAGAAATTTATCCAAGTCATCACGAATTCGGGATGTGGCACGTAATCAATTGCGCATGAGCCCCATTACTCCTGATCGAACTCTCTACTTTAAGGAAGGTCTATGA
- a CDS encoding M20 aminoacylase family protein has product MRILPEILESAQSIAQIRRNIHAHPELRFEEKRTAELVAEALSSWGIPVFKGLGKTGVVGRIDGELGPGKMIGLRADMDALPLQEKNTFPHASTHAGKMHACGHDGHTAMLLGAAQYLSNHREFKGSVVFIFQPAEEGGAGAQEMINDGLFEQFPCDAVFGMHNWPGLGEGHFGVISGPMMASSNEFSIEIQGKGGHAALPHNSADPVMAGVQIAQALQSIITRNKRPVDAAVISITQFHAGETSNVIPDTAILGGTVRTFTLEVLDLIERRLNEISNQVAGAFDCKASIAFKRNYPPLINHEKETEFASKVMKELVGAERVNLRIDPTMGAEDFAFMLLKKPGCYVFLGNGDGDHRIAGHGMGPCHLHNPSYDFNDALIPVGVNYWVRLAQTYLA; this is encoded by the coding sequence ATGAGAATCCTTCCTGAAATCCTTGAATCTGCCCAATCGATTGCACAAATCCGCCGCAATATTCATGCTCATCCGGAGTTGCGTTTTGAGGAAAAACGGACCGCTGAGTTAGTGGCAGAGGCACTTTCTAGCTGGGGAATCCCAGTATTTAAAGGTTTGGGTAAAACTGGGGTGGTCGGACGGATTGATGGCGAGCTTGGTCCCGGAAAAATGATTGGTCTGCGAGCCGATATGGATGCCCTGCCCTTACAAGAAAAAAATACCTTTCCCCACGCCTCTACCCATGCTGGAAAAATGCATGCCTGTGGTCATGATGGCCATACTGCGATGCTGCTAGGTGCGGCGCAATACTTATCCAATCATCGTGAGTTTAAGGGTAGCGTTGTCTTTATCTTTCAACCTGCTGAAGAAGGTGGTGCGGGTGCACAAGAAATGATTAATGATGGTCTCTTTGAGCAATTTCCTTGCGATGCTGTCTTTGGCATGCATAACTGGCCCGGATTGGGTGAGGGGCACTTTGGTGTAATAAGCGGCCCTATGATGGCCTCGAGCAATGAGTTCAGTATTGAAATTCAGGGGAAAGGTGGCCATGCAGCACTTCCTCACAATAGTGCCGATCCTGTAATGGCTGGTGTTCAGATTGCCCAAGCCCTACAAAGCATCATTACCCGTAATAAGCGCCCTGTTGATGCAGCAGTGATCTCCATTACGCAGTTTCATGCGGGCGAGACCAGTAACGTTATCCCGGATACCGCCATCTTAGGCGGAACGGTTCGGACCTTTACTCTTGAAGTATTAGACTTAATCGAGCGCCGCCTTAATGAGATTAGCAATCAAGTTGCGGGGGCATTTGACTGCAAAGCCAGTATTGCATTCAAGCGTAATTATCCGCCCCTCATTAATCATGAAAAAGAAACAGAGTTTGCAAGCAAGGTCATGAAAGAACTGGTTGGAGCAGAACGCGTTAATTTGCGCATTGATCCCACTATGGGAGCAGAAGACTTTGCCTTCATGCTTCTTAAAAAGCCAGGATGCTATGTATTTTTAGGGAACGGTGATGGCGATCACCGAATTGCTGGTCATGGAATGGGGCCATGCCATTTGCATAACCCCTCATACGATTTTAATGACGCACTAATTCCTGTGGGCGTTAATTACTGGGTTCGGCTAGCACAAACCTACTTAGCCTAA
- a CDS encoding AMP-binding protein → MITHKPWRSSYPAGVPHELDYGAYGSLLDLLDESFTKYANQPAYWCMGKHFSYQVIDHASKKLATYLQSLGLKKGARVAIMLPNIPQYPIALYAVLRAGYIVVSINPLYTPRELSAQLSDCGAETILLLEHFGKTLEDAFAIEGQAIALKHVVITSIAEMLGWKGPWLDRFIRTFKRKVVPYVLPNHLQSIQFSQALERGAQLSYQKPAISQSDIALLQYTGGTTGISKGAILTHRNLIANVMQIEAWLKPIQQRKTIEAWHFLCALPMYHIFALTGCGLLGMRLGARILLVPNARDLPNLIGILKEFPEINVFPGVNTLFQALLNNSKFTDLDFSRWALTIGGGMAVQRSVAERWQALTGTVITEGYGLSETSPVASCNTPLAQEFTGSIGLPLPDTEMCIRDEDGRDLVAGQVGEIYIRGPQVMSGYWQQESETSNVLGSDGYFRTGDIGLMDEAGYFKIVDRKKDMILVAGFNVYPNEVEDIVASIPGVVECAVVGVRQTSSGEAVKLFVVREDLNVTESLIMDVCNRELTHYKRPTQIEFRESLPKNNVGKILRRVLRDESNA, encoded by the coding sequence ATGATTACCCATAAACCATGGCGTTCGTCCTACCCTGCTGGCGTGCCGCATGAGCTCGATTACGGAGCATATGGCTCTTTATTAGATCTTTTGGATGAGTCATTTACTAAGTATGCTAATCAGCCAGCGTATTGGTGTATGGGGAAGCATTTTTCATATCAAGTCATTGATCATGCCTCTAAAAAGCTGGCTACATATCTACAAAGCTTAGGTTTAAAGAAAGGTGCGCGGGTAGCTATCATGCTGCCCAATATTCCACAATATCCAATTGCTTTATATGCGGTATTGCGAGCTGGATATATTGTTGTCAGTATTAATCCTTTGTATACGCCCCGAGAGTTATCTGCACAATTAAGTGATTGTGGTGCAGAGACTATCTTATTGCTGGAGCATTTTGGTAAAACTCTTGAGGATGCATTTGCAATAGAAGGGCAAGCGATTGCACTTAAGCATGTGGTGATCACTAGCATCGCCGAGATGTTGGGTTGGAAGGGCCCTTGGTTAGATCGCTTTATTCGTACATTTAAGCGCAAGGTAGTTCCATACGTATTACCCAATCACTTACAGAGTATTCAATTTAGTCAAGCGCTTGAGCGTGGAGCGCAGCTAAGCTATCAAAAACCAGCTATATCGCAGAGCGATATAGCTCTACTGCAGTACACAGGCGGTACGACGGGTATATCGAAGGGTGCGATCCTGACCCATCGAAATTTAATTGCAAATGTCATGCAAATTGAGGCATGGCTAAAACCCATTCAGCAACGCAAGACTATAGAAGCCTGGCATTTTTTATGTGCTTTGCCGATGTATCACATCTTTGCATTAACGGGCTGTGGTTTATTAGGTATGCGTCTTGGAGCACGGATTCTTTTGGTTCCTAACGCCCGCGACCTGCCGAACTTGATTGGAATTTTGAAAGAATTTCCAGAAATAAATGTATTCCCAGGCGTTAACACCTTGTTTCAGGCGCTGCTCAATAACTCTAAGTTTACCGATTTAGATTTCTCGCGCTGGGCCCTAACTATTGGCGGGGGTATGGCGGTACAACGATCTGTGGCGGAGCGTTGGCAGGCATTAACAGGAACGGTTATTACTGAGGGGTATGGTTTGTCGGAAACCTCACCAGTGGCATCTTGTAACACGCCACTTGCTCAAGAATTTACGGGCTCGATTGGCTTACCGCTACCCGATACCGAGATGTGTATCCGTGATGAGGATGGGCGAGATTTAGTAGCAGGTCAGGTTGGTGAAATTTATATTCGCGGACCACAAGTGATGTCAGGCTATTGGCAACAAGAGAGCGAAACCTCCAATGTCTTGGGATCGGATGGCTACTTTAGAACGGGTGATATTGGTTTAATGGATGAGGCCGGTTATTTTAAAATTGTTGATCGAAAAAAAGACATGATCTTAGTGGCTGGTTTTAATGTTTATCCGAATGAAGTGGAAGATATCGTCGCTTCGATTCCGGGCGTGGTTGAGTGCGCTGTTGTTGGTGTGCGACAGACATCGTCTGGAGAGGCAGTTAAGTTATTTGTAGTGCGTGAAGATTTAAATGTCACCGAGAGTCTCATCATGGACGTTTGTAATCGAGAGCTTACGCACTACAAACGGCCAACACAAATTGAGTTTAGAGAAAGCCTTCCCAAGAATAATGTGGGCAAAATCTTGCGCCGTGTTCTGCGCGATGAGAGTAATGCTTAG
- the mraZ gene encoding division/cell wall cluster transcriptional repressor MraZ, with product MFQGASALNLDAKGRMSVPTRHRDALMVQGEGRVTLTKHPDGCLLLFPRPEWEAFRTRIAQLPMDAHWWRRIFLGNAAEIDLDSAGRILVSPELRSAAGLDREIMLLGMGSHLEIWDANTYASKEQAAIAQGMPDALKQFTF from the coding sequence TTGTTTCAAGGTGCGTCAGCTCTTAATCTCGATGCGAAAGGACGTATGTCGGTGCCGACAAGGCATCGTGACGCCCTTATGGTGCAAGGAGAGGGCCGCGTCACCTTAACAAAACATCCTGATGGATGTTTATTGTTATTTCCACGACCCGAGTGGGAGGCTTTTCGTACCCGTATTGCTCAATTGCCGATGGATGCACATTGGTGGCGCAGAATATTTTTAGGTAATGCCGCAGAGATTGATCTGGATAGCGCCGGCAGAATTTTAGTAAGCCCAGAGTTGCGCAGTGCGGCAGGCCTTGATCGCGAAATCATGTTGTTAGGCATGGGATCCCATCTAGAAATCTGGGATGCAAATACATACGCCAGCAAAGAGCAGGCAGCCATTGCCCAGGGCATGCCTGATGCACTCAAGCAATTTACCTTTTAA
- the rsmH gene encoding 16S rRNA (cytosine(1402)-N(4))-methyltransferase RsmH, with protein sequence MNNTHRPVLLAEAVTAMISSSSFQKENALIVDGTFGRGGHSKALLEQMGSNCKLIAFDKDLEAISTAQKIIDPRLQIIHSSFAMMDQYVKSQTVDAVLLDLGISSPQIDTPERGFSFRFDGPLDMRMDTSCGVSAAQWLASAPVEEITQVIKTFSEERFAFAIARAIVKQREEGKAVETTLELSNLIAKTVRTREPGQDPATRTFQAIRIYINQELADLERGLEAALDVLKIGGRLVVISFHSLEDRIVKQFMQSHSQITVPRELPIRAKDLPQGDLELIARIKPSVSEIEENPRARSAVMRIAEKRGMAT encoded by the coding sequence ATGAACAATACCCATCGCCCAGTATTACTGGCCGAGGCAGTCACCGCCATGATCAGCAGTTCATCATTTCAGAAGGAAAACGCTCTTATCGTCGACGGAACCTTTGGTCGAGGGGGACACAGCAAAGCCTTGTTAGAGCAAATGGGATCCAATTGCAAACTCATTGCCTTCGACAAGGATTTAGAGGCAATAAGCACAGCCCAAAAAATAATAGATCCACGTTTACAAATAATTCACAGCAGTTTTGCAATGATGGATCAGTATGTCAAATCACAAACTGTGGATGCCGTATTACTCGATCTAGGAATCAGTTCGCCACAAATCGACACGCCGGAGCGAGGATTTTCATTTCGCTTCGATGGGCCGCTCGACATGCGAATGGATACCAGCTGTGGGGTATCTGCAGCACAGTGGCTTGCAAGCGCCCCGGTCGAGGAGATTACGCAAGTGATTAAAACATTTAGCGAGGAGCGTTTTGCATTCGCGATTGCTCGCGCAATCGTAAAGCAGCGCGAAGAAGGCAAAGCGGTCGAAACGACACTAGAGTTATCAAATTTAATTGCCAAAACGGTACGTACCCGAGAGCCAGGTCAAGATCCAGCCACACGTACCTTTCAAGCAATTCGTATTTATATTAATCAAGAATTAGCTGATCTAGAGAGAGGGCTGGAAGCTGCCCTCGATGTTTTAAAAATAGGCGGTCGCTTGGTGGTTATCAGCTTTCATTCTTTAGAAGACCGCATTGTGAAGCAGTTTATGCAATCGCATTCGCAAATCACAGTACCTCGCGAGTTGCCTATTCGCGCCAAAGATTTGCCCCAGGGCGATCTTGAGCTTATTGCCAGAATCAAACCTAGTGTGTCAGAGATTGAGGAAAATCCACGCGCACGCTCAGCAGTCATGCGAATTGCTGAAAAAAGAGGGATGGCGACATGA
- a CDS encoding 8-amino-7-oxononanoate synthase — MFFVKNQITQGLAELDAQLLRRKIRTVESPCGTRIHIAGRELQAFCSNDYLGFANHPELINALAEGARRFGVGSGASHLISGHQTIHDLLETKLAQTQAQSIPKANALFFSTGYLANISAITALSNLKSSASRIYSARLNHASLIDGVRLAKGQSNADVFIFDHRDLGPLGDELKRDSSEHILIVIDGVFSMDGDLAPIGELLQLAEQHDALLLIDDAHGFGVLGNQGHGILEDSGLCSERLIYIGTLGKAAGLSGAFVCAHELLIEWLIQKARPYIYSTASSPAVAFALIQSLDLIKGRVGQEARTKLRSNITHWQNLAQFKTWQILKSDTAIQPIVVGSNETALQLAKDLDLAGYWIPAIRPPTVPQGMSRLRMTLSATHTHAEISVLAKTLFDLESKGWSS; from the coding sequence ATGTTCTTTGTAAAAAACCAAATTACTCAGGGACTAGCAGAACTAGATGCTCAGTTACTCAGGCGCAAGATCCGAACCGTTGAATCCCCATGTGGCACACGAATACACATTGCAGGACGAGAACTACAAGCCTTTTGCAGCAATGACTACCTCGGCTTTGCCAACCACCCTGAACTAATTAATGCACTTGCAGAGGGAGCGCGGCGATTTGGGGTTGGCAGCGGCGCCTCACATTTAATTAGCGGGCATCAAACGATTCATGATTTGCTAGAAACAAAACTGGCTCAGACCCAAGCTCAATCAATACCTAAGGCTAACGCCCTGTTTTTTTCTACCGGCTATCTAGCCAATATTAGTGCGATTACTGCACTCAGCAATCTCAAGAGTAGTGCTTCCAGAATCTATTCAGCTCGCCTAAATCATGCCTCTCTAATTGATGGCGTCCGGCTCGCCAAAGGGCAAAGTAATGCCGATGTGTTTATCTTTGATCATCGCGATCTGGGTCCGCTCGGGGATGAACTCAAACGAGATTCTTCTGAGCACATACTCATCGTCATTGATGGTGTCTTCAGTATGGATGGCGATTTAGCACCAATAGGCGAACTACTTCAACTAGCTGAGCAGCATGATGCCTTACTTTTAATCGATGATGCCCATGGCTTTGGTGTTTTAGGAAATCAGGGTCACGGCATTTTGGAAGATAGTGGTCTTTGCTCCGAACGTCTTATTTATATTGGCACTCTTGGCAAAGCAGCAGGCCTCAGTGGAGCGTTCGTTTGTGCTCATGAGCTCCTGATTGAGTGGTTAATTCAAAAGGCTCGCCCCTATATTTACAGTACCGCAAGTTCTCCTGCTGTAGCCTTTGCCTTAATACAAAGTCTTGATCTGATAAAAGGTCGAGTTGGTCAGGAAGCCCGTACCAAACTGCGAAGCAATATCACGCATTGGCAAAATCTCGCACAATTTAAGACCTGGCAAATATTAAAGTCAGATACTGCAATTCAGCCCATTGTCGTCGGAAGCAATGAAACTGCACTTCAACTAGCCAAAGATTTAGACCTTGCCGGATATTGGATTCCGGCGATTCGTCCGCCTACCGTGCCACAAGGAATGTCTCGTTTGCGAATGACTCTGTCTGCCACCCACACCCACGCTGAGATTTCTGTATTAGCAAAAACTCTTTTCGATCTTGAATCGAAGGGATGGTCATCATGA
- the bioA gene encoding adenosylmethionine--8-amino-7-oxononanoate transaminase — protein sequence MNSPSNSVDWVARSLASVWHPCTQMKHHEAYPLVAIHHGEGPWLIDAAGNRFLDCISSWWTNLFGHANPKINQAIIEQLNTIEHVMLAGFTHQPVIELSERLSQLSQGHLGHAFYASDGASAVEIALKMSHHFWKIQGKSAKKKFICLQNSYHGETLGALAVTDVALFKQAYGSLLQDVYVVMSPDARQAQSKESAEDIAKRAIADLELCLQKNHTEIAALIIEPLVQCAGQMAMHSANFVQKAAALCQQYGVHLIADEIAVGCGRTGTFFACEQAGIWPDFLTLSKGISAGYLPLSVCLTRDSIYAAFYADDLNQAFLHSHSYTGNPLACRAALAGLDIFKNEQILLKNKESTKKIWEAFAWTLADERIKHVRQKGMIFAFDIHEHSIKNPETLSKELFQRGMQEGVLIRPIGQTVYVMPPYILSDTEIELMSKGICQALNKTLNTSK from the coding sequence ATGAATAGCCCCTCCAATTCTGTGGATTGGGTTGCACGAAGCCTTGCTTCGGTATGGCACCCCTGTACCCAAATGAAACATCACGAAGCTTATCCCTTAGTGGCGATTCATCATGGGGAGGGTCCGTGGTTGATTGATGCCGCAGGCAATCGTTTTCTCGATTGCATTAGTTCTTGGTGGACCAATTTATTTGGTCATGCTAATCCAAAAATTAATCAAGCCATCATTGAACAACTTAATACCATTGAGCACGTTATGTTAGCGGGCTTCACACATCAACCCGTCATTGAACTATCTGAACGTTTGAGTCAATTAAGCCAGGGGCATTTAGGCCATGCCTTTTATGCCAGCGATGGTGCGTCTGCTGTTGAAATCGCTTTAAAAATGAGTCATCACTTCTGGAAAATTCAGGGCAAGTCTGCAAAAAAGAAATTTATTTGTTTACAAAATAGTTATCACGGTGAGACCTTGGGTGCATTAGCAGTAACGGATGTCGCCTTATTTAAACAAGCCTATGGCTCTCTCTTACAAGATGTTTATGTCGTCATGTCTCCCGATGCTCGGCAAGCGCAGTCCAAAGAAAGTGCTGAGGATATCGCTAAACGAGCTATTGCGGACCTTGAGCTGTGTTTACAAAAAAATCACACTGAGATTGCAGCTCTGATTATTGAGCCATTAGTCCAATGCGCTGGGCAAATGGCCATGCACTCGGCCAACTTCGTCCAGAAAGCGGCGGCACTTTGCCAACAATATGGCGTCCATCTCATTGCCGATGAGATCGCAGTGGGGTGCGGGCGTACGGGAACATTCTTTGCCTGTGAACAGGCTGGTATTTGGCCAGACTTCTTAACCTTATCAAAAGGCATTAGTGCTGGATATCTACCCTTATCCGTTTGTTTAACCCGCGACTCTATTTATGCAGCCTTTTATGCCGATGATTTAAATCAAGCATTTCTGCATTCGCATTCTTATACCGGCAACCCCCTTGCTTGTCGAGCAGCCTTAGCAGGATTAGATATCTTCAAAAATGAACAAATACTTTTGAAAAATAAAGAAAGTACAAAAAAGATTTGGGAAGCATTTGCGTGGACGCTCGCTGATGAACGAATTAAGCATGTTCGTCAGAAGGGTATGATCTTTGCATTTGATATTCATGAGCACTCAATTAAAAACCCAGAAACCCTCTCAAAAGAGTTATTTCAAAGGGGGATGCAAGAAGGTGTTTTGATAAGACCAATTGGGCAAACGGTCTATGTCATGCCACCTTATATTCTGAGTGACACAGAAATAGAATTAATGAGTAAGGGTATTTGCCAAGCCCTTAATAAAACCCTAAATACCTCTAAATAG
- the coq7 gene encoding 2-polyprenyl-3-methyl-6-methoxy-1,4-benzoquinone monooxygenase, with translation MDQLISEFDTALRSIAGGAHYRRPIPKTQLENNLNNKQVLTSDSDMGPDERAHSAGLMRVNHVGEVCAQALYQSQRLLAKDPKTRALLDQAALEEMDHMAWCEERLKELDSRPSLLNPIWYLGSFGMGFLAGLAGDRWSLGFVAETEKQVERHLDHHLEKLPITDHRSRAIVRQMREDEIEHGATALSAGGQELPVPIKTAMAGISKIMTSTAYKI, from the coding sequence ATCGATCAACTCATTTCGGAGTTTGATACTGCTTTACGTTCGATTGCAGGGGGTGCCCATTACCGAAGACCCATTCCTAAAACCCAATTAGAAAATAATCTAAATAATAAGCAAGTACTTACTTCTGATAGTGATATGGGCCCTGATGAGCGTGCTCATTCTGCTGGTTTAATGCGGGTTAATCATGTTGGCGAGGTTTGCGCCCAAGCCCTATATCAGTCGCAAAGGTTGCTAGCAAAAGACCCCAAAACACGAGCTCTTTTGGATCAAGCGGCGCTTGAAGAAATGGACCATATGGCCTGGTGTGAAGAGCGTTTGAAAGAGCTTGATTCGAGGCCCAGTTTATTAAACCCCATTTGGTATCTTGGATCCTTTGGAATGGGGTTTTTGGCAGGGCTTGCAGGAGACCGTTGGAGTTTAGGATTTGTGGCTGAAACAGAAAAGCAAGTAGAGCGCCACTTAGATCATCATCTAGAAAAATTACCCATCACCGACCATCGTTCGCGTGCGATCGTCAGGCAGATGCGTGAGGATGAAATAGAGCATGGTGCTACCGCACTGAGTGCTGGCGGACAAGAATTACCAGTCCCAATTAAGACAGCCATGGCAGGTATTTCAAAAATAATGACATCAACTGCCTATAAAATCTAA